In Leptodesmis sichuanensis A121, the following are encoded in one genomic region:
- a CDS encoding alpha/beta hydrolase, which produces MSGLLLIALVGLFLSLWIVVPGFNMALFRLSVGAPEVSPWLIGVNGMVVVLALGWGRSSWSGRVAVMGSVVGLVLSSLPLLQVPSTNQRFVAAMEQGLGKDYLTHIPREQQAQMRAKPFALRDCFLGIPRSPLPVRVTPDIQFAAPDGVPLKLDVYRPPMVGKHPALVMIHGGGWQGGSRQDYADFNFYMAARGYTVIAVSYRFAPQYHFPAQLADVQAALNFIQTHAAAYEVDVDRLVMMGRSAGAHLALLAAYQPQAVPIRAVVSYYGPTDLIKGYQDLPHPDPINVRALLEAFMGGPPGTLLTQYRQASPVYAERSFFPPTLLIYGQRDHIVKAVFGQQLFDRLQTSNNPTVYLEIPWAEHAFDAVFNGVSNQLALYYTERFIGWAVGKARS; this is translated from the coding sequence ATGAGTGGATTACTGCTAATTGCTCTGGTTGGGCTGTTTCTCAGTCTGTGGATTGTGGTGCCCGGATTTAATATGGCACTGTTCCGGTTGTCGGTAGGGGCACCGGAGGTCAGTCCCTGGTTGATTGGGGTGAATGGGATGGTCGTGGTGCTGGCCCTGGGGTGGGGCCGATCGAGTTGGTCAGGCCGAGTTGCAGTGATGGGCAGTGTGGTGGGATTGGTTCTGAGCAGTTTGCCGTTGCTGCAGGTGCCATCAACAAATCAACGTTTTGTGGCAGCGATGGAGCAGGGATTAGGGAAAGATTATCTGACCCACATTCCTCGAGAACAGCAAGCTCAGATGCGAGCTAAACCCTTTGCCCTGCGAGATTGTTTTCTGGGAATTCCCCGATCGCCTCTGCCCGTTCGGGTTACCCCTGATATTCAGTTTGCCGCACCGGATGGCGTTCCTTTGAAATTAGATGTGTATCGTCCGCCAATGGTAGGCAAACATCCGGCTTTGGTAATGATTCATGGGGGTGGCTGGCAGGGGGGCAGTCGGCAGGACTATGCAGATTTCAATTTCTACATGGCCGCACGGGGCTATACCGTAATCGCGGTTAGCTACCGCTTTGCACCTCAGTATCACTTTCCGGCACAACTGGCAGATGTGCAGGCCGCCCTGAACTTTATCCAGACCCATGCTGCAGCGTATGAAGTGGATGTGGATCGGCTGGTGATGATGGGGCGATCGGCGGGAGCACATCTGGCACTGCTGGCCGCCTATCAACCGCAGGCGGTTCCCATTCGGGCTGTCGTCAGTTACTACGGGCCAACCGACTTAATCAAAGGCTATCAGGACTTACCCCACCCTGACCCGATTAATGTCCGAGCCTTGCTAGAAGCGTTTATGGGAGGCCCACCCGGCACTTTATTAACGCAGTATCGACAGGCTTCTCCGGTCTATGCGGAGCGATCGTTCTTTCCCCCCACCCTGTTGATTTACGGCCAACGCGATCACATTGTTAAAGCTGTTTTCGGTCAGCAGCTATTCGATCGCCTGCAAACATCCAACAACCCAACTGTTTATTTGGAAATCCCCTGGGCCGAACACGCCTTTGACGCAGTTTTTAACGGAGTCAGCAACCAGCTTGCCCTGTACTACACCGAACGCTTTATCGGATGGGCAGTAGGAAAAGCTAGGAGTTAA
- a CDS encoding EI24 domain-containing protein, giving the protein MAQKTEISLLQRLLQAPKDLSAGVTYPLEALLLLVRSPHLLSLVIMPIGVNTVLGVLLYLGVLLPGWQFIAQLSTGLPAGTAAWVATLPPWLSQVLGWIPAGVGFLDDILQGILAIALFIILGLLLVQFGAIVGAPWYGNLAEQVERHRMGQLPASTMSLGRALKDVWRAIAFQGKKLLLLAIAAPFLLLFSVLPLGGLVASTGWLVLAIVLVLLDFIDPPLERRRFSFRTKLGIVGKTFPASVTFGFVCLWLISIPFLNLLTVPLCVVAGTLFCCDYALAGLIRD; this is encoded by the coding sequence ATGGCTCAAAAGACAGAAATTAGTTTGTTGCAACGCCTACTCCAGGCTCCCAAAGATTTGTCAGCAGGAGTGACTTATCCCCTAGAAGCGCTGTTGCTGCTGGTGCGATCGCCGCATCTCTTGAGCCTGGTGATCATGCCGATCGGGGTGAATACCGTGCTGGGAGTGTTGCTTTATCTGGGAGTGCTGCTTCCGGGGTGGCAGTTCATCGCTCAGTTAAGTACCGGGCTGCCTGCTGGAACTGCCGCCTGGGTGGCCACATTACCTCCCTGGTTAAGTCAGGTTTTAGGCTGGATCCCAGCCGGAGTAGGGTTTTTGGATGATATTTTGCAGGGAATATTGGCGATCGCCTTATTCATTATTCTGGGGTTACTGCTGGTGCAATTTGGCGCGATCGTAGGAGCGCCCTGGTACGGCAATCTGGCGGAACAGGTGGAACGTCACCGCATGGGTCAGTTGCCCGCCAGCACCATGAGTTTGGGCCGTGCTCTCAAGGATGTCTGGCGAGCGATCGCCTTTCAGGGGAAAAAGCTGTTACTGCTGGCGATCGCGGCCCCTTTCCTGTTGTTGTTTAGCGTTTTACCTCTGGGCGGATTGGTGGCCAGTACAGGATGGCTGGTGCTGGCGATCGTGCTTGTCCTGCTGGACTTTATCGATCCCCCTCTGGAGCGGCGCAGGTTCAGTTTCCGCACCAAGCTTGGCATAGTGGGGAAAACGTTTCCAGCCAGCGTCACCTTTGGGTTTGTGTGTCTATGGCTAATCAGCATTCCTTTCCTCAATTTGCTGACTGTTCCTCTCTGTGTCGTCGCTGGCACCCTGTTTTGCTGCGATTATGCGTTAGCTGGCTTAATCAGGGACTGA
- a CDS encoding permease — translation MDWTQLNSAFTLFLSLLVEAVPFLLLGVLFSGLLQFFVDERKLVRLMPRNAFLGALAGSCMGFLFPVCECGNVPVARRLIMQGVPSSVAIGFLLAAPTINPIVFWATWTAFRDQPEMVFLRIGCSLIIATTIGWVFSAQKDLRPFLQPAVARAMPSKKGTRNGGQASQATSDTPALLQSGTYFLGQSEQRVDPMDFQAAAIAAAGKPTGYKLNLMLEGMVQEFRELGGVLVFGSAIAAMLQVFVPREAILALGQGPISSILAMMLLAAVVSICSTVDSFFALAFSSTFTTGSLLAFLVFGPMIDLKGIGLLLSIFKPRAVFYLIALAAQMTFLFAFVVNLYFS, via the coding sequence ATGGACTGGACTCAGCTAAATAGTGCGTTTACCCTTTTCCTCAGCTTGCTGGTCGAGGCAGTGCCTTTTCTGCTACTGGGGGTTTTATTTTCCGGCTTATTGCAATTTTTTGTTGATGAGCGCAAACTGGTGCGGCTGATGCCCCGGAATGCATTTTTGGGTGCCCTGGCAGGGAGTTGCATGGGGTTTCTTTTCCCGGTGTGTGAGTGTGGCAATGTTCCTGTGGCTCGGCGGCTGATTATGCAGGGAGTTCCCTCTTCAGTCGCGATCGGATTTCTGTTAGCTGCTCCCACGATTAACCCGATCGTCTTTTGGGCCACCTGGACGGCATTTCGTGATCAACCAGAGATGGTCTTTCTGCGGATTGGCTGTTCCCTGATCATTGCCACGACGATCGGCTGGGTATTTAGCGCTCAAAAGGATTTGCGGCCTTTTCTACAACCTGCTGTTGCCAGGGCGATGCCCAGCAAGAAAGGCACGAGGAATGGGGGACAAGCCAGCCAAGCCACCTCTGACACTCCTGCTTTATTGCAATCGGGGACTTACTTCTTAGGTCAATCCGAGCAGCGAGTCGATCCAATGGATTTTCAGGCGGCGGCGATCGCAGCGGCAGGCAAACCCACAGGCTATAAGCTGAATCTGATGTTAGAAGGCATGGTGCAGGAGTTTCGTGAACTGGGGGGCGTGCTGGTATTTGGCAGTGCGATCGCGGCCATGCTGCAGGTGTTCGTTCCCCGTGAAGCCATCCTGGCATTGGGACAGGGGCCTATCAGTTCAATTCTGGCCATGATGTTGCTGGCCGCCGTGGTTTCCATTTGTTCTACAGTCGATTCCTTTTTTGCCCTGGCTTTTTCCTCCACCTTTACCACGGGATCCCTGCTGGCCTTCCTGGTCTTTGGGCCAATGATTGACTTGAAAGGAATTGGCTTGCTGCTCTCCATCTTTAAGCCCAGGGCGGTCTTTTACTTAATTGCGCTGGCCGCCCAGATGACCTTTCTGTTTGCTTTTGTCGTGAATCTGTATTTCTCATGA
- a CDS encoding TIGR03943 family putative permease subunit — translation MARPARSLMPWLDVLAIAAWGFLLLKYWLTGKLYLLIHPNYTWLTVVTGIALLLLATWRAIGILKQPDNFVSQASSHLALLPRGWGSTLLLAMAILGLLITPRAFASQTAIQRGVADAPTLTRVKPQAFRGSANSEDKSIIDWVRTLTVYPEPDAYTGQKAKVQGFVIHPTNMPDQYLLISRFVITCCAADVYPVSLPVKLSQNRNTYKPDTWLEIEGQMITETLAGKRQLAIAASSIQPIPEPKNPYDY, via the coding sequence ATGGCTCGTCCTGCTCGCTCCCTGATGCCCTGGTTAGATGTTCTGGCGATCGCGGCCTGGGGGTTCCTCCTGCTGAAATACTGGCTGACGGGGAAACTGTATCTACTGATTCACCCCAATTACACCTGGCTTACCGTCGTCACAGGCATTGCCCTGTTGCTGCTGGCGACTTGGCGAGCGATCGGCATCCTCAAGCAACCTGACAATTTCGTTAGCCAAGCCTCCAGTCACCTGGCCCTGTTGCCCAGGGGGTGGGGCAGTACCTTGCTCCTGGCAATGGCGATTCTCGGTTTGCTGATCACGCCCAGAGCCTTCGCCAGTCAAACGGCCATTCAGCGAGGAGTTGCCGACGCGCCCACCTTAACACGAGTCAAACCCCAGGCATTTCGGGGATCGGCCAATTCAGAGGACAAGTCGATCATTGATTGGGTGCGGACTCTCACCGTCTATCCAGAACCGGATGCGTACACCGGGCAAAAAGCTAAAGTCCAGGGCTTTGTCATTCACCCCACCAATATGCCCGACCAGTACCTGTTAATCTCCCGATTTGTGATTACCTGTTGTGCCGCTGATGTTTATCCGGTGAGCTTGCCCGTCAAGCTATCGCAAAACCGAAATACTTATAAGCCAGACACCTGGCTGGAAATTGAGGGCCAAATGATTACCGAAACCCTGGCCGGGAAGCGTCAGCTCGCGATCGCCGCATCCTCCATCCAGCCCATCCCCGAACCCAAAAACCCCTACGACTACTAG
- a CDS encoding TolC family protein: MNSLFQLIGLGMGVLLAVSHTSPAIAQAASKTTTQPKESSQAVTPDAAKLPANSAEQKPPSRADSALSPQPSIQPEANPSATDKPTPTSVTHSVPTPEAAKQASDPVTQSAQNSSPTTEPSLEVNPAPVTPLAPTFTSPAPAIPTTEPLIPTQPIGSAKPGAAPDYLNPSPNPLSLPTKPEEVKLRGIQPITLQQALELAKRNNPGLQSTYFQYERSRAQVRQAQAALYPTLGVQGSITQSLSAQAALQAKAQQRAFEEAGVPEELRQNNPPLQASLGLQGTFQVGYNIFTSGRRPAQIRAAEQQLRSDQLQIEVNWQQLQLDVSNAYYNLQQADEAVRIAQSAVRNAEASLRDTIALERAGLGTRFDVLRAQVQLANNQQQLTSALGSQQINRRTLAQLLSISPSIDLAAADPVQIAGRWPLSLEDTIVLALKNRAELEQLLAQRELAEQQKKAALASLGPTLALAVQYNTVNNLRDQLGFGNGYSAGLQMNWDFFQGGAARAQANQQEANKAIAEANFANTRNQIRLQVETAYSNLGTSFQNIDTSRQAVVQAREALRLARLRFQAGVGTQTDVINSENDLTNAEGNLVRSILDYNRALAQLTRAVTNLPIPSGSQIPSIPTDSPTAPANSPAAPPSTSNPNPSISTPENPSTSTPANPPTSSPSPSAP, translated from the coding sequence ATGAACTCGCTTTTTCAGCTAATTGGTCTAGGAATGGGGGTATTACTCGCTGTTAGCCATACCTCTCCTGCGATCGCCCAGGCAGCCTCGAAGACCACTACACAACCCAAAGAGAGTAGTCAGGCGGTCACACCAGATGCTGCAAAACTACCTGCCAACAGTGCAGAGCAGAAGCCTCCCTCCCGTGCTGACTCAGCCCTTAGCCCTCAGCCTTCAATACAACCTGAAGCGAACCCTTCCGCTACTGACAAACCCACCCCAACCTCAGTAACCCACTCTGTACCCACGCCAGAGGCAGCTAAACAGGCTTCAGATCCTGTAACTCAGTCGGCCCAAAACTCATCCCCCACCACCGAACCGTCACTGGAGGTCAATCCTGCGCCAGTAACTCCCCTGGCTCCTACTTTTACATCTCCAGCCCCAGCCATCCCAACCACAGAACCCCTGATCCCCACTCAACCGATTGGTTCTGCCAAACCTGGTGCTGCCCCCGATTATTTGAACCCTTCGCCAAATCCGCTGAGTCTGCCAACGAAGCCTGAGGAGGTGAAACTGCGGGGTATTCAGCCCATTACCCTGCAGCAAGCTTTAGAACTGGCAAAACGTAATAACCCTGGCCTACAAAGTACCTATTTCCAGTATGAACGGAGTCGCGCTCAGGTACGTCAGGCACAGGCCGCTTTATACCCCACCCTAGGCGTTCAGGGTAGCATTACCCAATCGCTCTCGGCACAAGCAGCTTTGCAGGCGAAGGCACAGCAGAGAGCATTTGAAGAAGCGGGTGTTCCCGAAGAACTTCGGCAAAATAACCCTCCTCTTCAAGCCTCCCTTGGGTTACAGGGAACTTTTCAAGTAGGGTATAACATCTTCACTTCAGGTCGGCGACCCGCTCAAATTCGGGCGGCTGAACAACAACTGCGTTCGGATCAACTCCAGATCGAAGTCAATTGGCAACAACTTCAGTTGGATGTTTCCAATGCTTACTACAACCTGCAACAGGCTGATGAAGCCGTTCGGATTGCCCAATCTGCTGTTCGTAATGCAGAAGCCAGCCTGCGAGATACGATCGCATTAGAACGGGCGGGTTTAGGAACTCGATTTGATGTGCTGCGTGCTCAGGTGCAGTTAGCGAACAATCAGCAGCAACTCACCAGTGCTCTGGGATCCCAACAGATCAACCGTCGTACCCTGGCACAACTTCTGTCAATTTCTCCCTCCATTGATCTGGCTGCGGCTGATCCGGTGCAAATTGCGGGTCGCTGGCCACTCTCACTAGAAGATACGATTGTTCTGGCGTTAAAAAACCGGGCAGAATTAGAGCAACTTCTGGCCCAACGCGAGCTTGCCGAGCAGCAGAAAAAAGCGGCTTTAGCGTCTTTGGGGCCAACTCTTGCTTTAGCAGTGCAGTACAACACCGTGAATAATCTGAGAGATCAGTTAGGGTTTGGTAATGGGTACAGTGCAGGTCTGCAAATGAATTGGGACTTCTTCCAGGGTGGAGCAGCCAGGGCACAGGCCAATCAGCAGGAGGCGAACAAGGCGATCGCTGAGGCCAACTTTGCCAATACCCGTAACCAAATTCGGCTTCAGGTCGAAACGGCTTACTCCAATCTCGGTACCAGTTTCCAGAACATCGACACCAGCAGACAGGCGGTTGTTCAAGCGCGTGAGGCCCTACGATTAGCGCGACTGCGGTTCCAGGCAGGTGTCGGCACACAAACCGATGTAATTAATTCGGAAAATGACCTGACGAATGCTGAAGGAAATTTAGTCAGATCCATCCTGGACTACAATCGAGCACTGGCCCAATTGACTCGTGCCGTCACCAATCTGCCGATTCCCAGCGGCTCCCAAATTCCCTCCATTCCCACGGATTCCCCCACAGCTCCAGCTAATTCCCCCGCTGCTCCTCCCTCTACGTCTAATCCAAATCCTTCTATTTCTACTCCAGAAAATCCCTCCACATCTACGCCAGCGAATCCCCCTACTTCTTCTCCTTCCCCTTCTGCTCCATAA
- a CDS encoding M23 family metallopeptidase, which produces MNRSLPVRSSPSQWSARSQRLRLSLSVAGLAALIALGASQKVLQAQTADAMTESAPASVDTISPATPEVVPSSIPAPQPPLPVSPQSIEPAPPIDYSAPPAVAPSATPNEPFIDATDYSLGATHRSRDLPATASSIVSRGVQLPAASLSSVQIGPLSVVSSGIGIGSLPSVKEFYRRTLPPLGRLGNGNIRLIFPLSIPAPITSVFGWRIHPISGDPRFHMGTDLGAPLGTPVLAAYAGRVAIADFLGGYGLAIVLDHNKGTQQTLYGHLSEIFVKQGELVKQGSVIGRVGSTGNSTGAHLHFEFRQLTPDGWVALDPGSQLEYALAELVKVLAVSEKGIAIAKGMPISRQGQVGASGEINWNEPQQ; this is translated from the coding sequence ATGAATCGTTCCCTTCCAGTTCGTTCATCCCCATCTCAGTGGTCTGCTCGATCGCAGCGTCTCCGTTTATCGCTGTCCGTGGCTGGATTGGCGGCATTGATAGCGCTTGGAGCCTCCCAGAAGGTTCTGCAGGCTCAAACGGCGGATGCCATGACAGAAAGTGCTCCAGCTTCTGTTGATACGATTTCCCCAGCGACACCAGAGGTTGTTCCCTCTTCGATTCCCGCTCCCCAACCCCCGCTCCCCGTTTCTCCTCAAAGTATTGAACCGGCTCCCCCAATTGATTATTCTGCACCCCCTGCGGTTGCTCCCTCAGCAACCCCTAACGAACCTTTCATTGATGCAACGGATTACAGCCTGGGGGCTACCCATCGCAGTCGTGACCTGCCTGCCACTGCATCATCCATTGTTAGTCGAGGAGTTCAACTTCCGGCTGCATCCCTCTCCTCAGTGCAGATCGGCCCGCTCAGTGTGGTTAGCTCCGGCATTGGCATCGGGTCGCTTCCTTCCGTCAAAGAGTTTTACCGTCGCACTCTCCCTCCCTTAGGACGATTGGGGAATGGGAATATTCGGCTGATCTTTCCCCTGTCAATTCCGGCTCCCATTACTTCGGTATTCGGCTGGCGGATTCATCCTATCTCTGGCGATCCGCGTTTTCACATGGGCACTGATCTGGGCGCACCTTTAGGAACTCCAGTGCTGGCCGCTTATGCAGGCCGGGTGGCGATCGCAGACTTTTTAGGCGGGTATGGCCTTGCGATCGTACTGGATCACAACAAGGGCACTCAGCAAACTCTGTATGGTCACCTGTCGGAGATTTTTGTCAAACAGGGCGAGTTGGTGAAACAAGGCTCTGTTATTGGACGAGTGGGCAGTACGGGTAATTCTACAGGCGCTCACCTGCACTTTGAATTTCGCCAACTCACTCCCGATGGTTGGGTAGCTCTGGATCCAGGTTCTCAATTGGAATATGCCCTAGCAGAACTCGTCAAAGTGCTGGCCGTTTCCGAAAAAGGAATTGCGATCGCAAAAGGTATGCCGATATCCCGCCAGGGACAGGTAGGGGCTTCTGGCGAAATTAACTGGAACGAACCTCAACAGTAG